The Methanobacteriaceae archaeon genome contains a region encoding:
- a CDS encoding DUF2117 domain-containing protein gives MKIGVVVHGPEIVDSGYAKKIMDLLEDYGTVHARLGGTMGRTAVIDAHLEDRIDISKKLFPSQSVDIFNQEKCDVIFLINYGKSSVTGHAFGFKVYANSQGKPPLIQMERPGENDGTVIAWRQDLQELAKDISKKLGLKLISPQNIRKKLFKEDPCQEFITEGTEGNNNRICRNIAGVSPHENIFVNGIVIGKSTSSEVAIIAENGIITQLIGGKIKKHGVEKLGVVELDKAIIKTGLLRKSKVTPRIINSIKNNHKFNISFLNHAAEDIYKLKNADMVVTVGDDTTLVAADILYRFKVPIIGITDGDLDKVVEEGFKAEGSLIVELESGLDDLAGAKIFSELFNNQETIEIENIENFKSKLLQIVSSITSNYQVKE, from the coding sequence ATGAAGATTGGTGTGGTGGTACATGGACCTGAAATCGTGGATTCAGGTTATGCCAAAAAAATTATGGATTTATTAGAGGACTATGGGACGGTTCATGCTCGCTTAGGTGGTACTATGGGCAGAACTGCGGTAATTGATGCACACCTGGAAGATAGAATTGATATCAGTAAAAAATTATTTCCCAGCCAATCAGTTGACATATTTAATCAGGAAAAATGTGATGTTATCTTTCTCATAAACTATGGCAAATCCAGTGTAACTGGTCATGCCTTCGGATTCAAAGTATATGCAAATTCCCAGGGTAAGCCGCCTCTCATACAAATGGAAAGGCCAGGAGAAAATGACGGGACAGTCATTGCCTGGAGGCAGGACCTTCAAGAACTGGCAAAAGATATTTCAAAAAAGCTGGGCCTAAAACTAATTTCTCCACAAAACATCAGGAAAAAATTATTTAAAGAAGATCCCTGCCAGGAATTCATCACTGAAGGAACTGAAGGGAATAACAACAGAATATGTAGAAATATTGCAGGAGTATCCCCACATGAGAATATCTTTGTCAACGGGATAGTAATCGGAAAATCCACATCTTCAGAAGTGGCAATAATAGCTGAAAATGGTATAATAACCCAACTTATAGGGGGGAAGATCAAGAAACATGGAGTTGAGAAGCTGGGGGTTGTGGAGCTTGATAAAGCCATAATAAAAACAGGACTCCTACGTAAATCGAAAGTTACACCTCGTATAATAAATTCTATTAAAAATAACCATAAATTCAATATTTCTTTTCTTAACCATGCTGCAGAAGACATTTACAAGTTGAAAAATGCAGATATGGTAGTTACTGTGGGTGATGACACCACTCTAGTCGCTGCGGATATTCTATACCGTTTCAAAGTTCCTATAATCGGTATTACTGATGGAGATTTAGATAAAGTAGTTGAGGAAGGTTTTAAAGCCGAAGGATCGCTGATAGTTGAACTTGAAAGCGGTTTAGATGATTTAGCAGGTGCTAAGATTTTTTCTGAACTCTTTAACAATCAAGAGACCATAGAAATAGAAAATATAGAAAATTTTAAAAGTAAACTCTTACAGATAGTTAGTAGTATAACTAGTAATTACCAGGTCAAAGAATAA
- a CDS encoding DUF2111 domain-containing protein — protein MNINASSTGEEIAPIALAIHKLVNGLPLTMRTLESPGVRIEDGEVIDYNYTGPILEEVLATGEMAQVIPQSGAYQGTPVIVVPIIDKGEIIAAIGLVDITQGIYSDIIEITKRPEELDDSRSG, from the coding sequence ATGAATATCAATGCATCTTCCACTGGAGAAGAAATAGCACCCATAGCCCTAGCCATACATAAATTAGTAAACGGCCTTCCACTAACCATGCGCACCCTTGAAAGTCCTGGTGTTCGCATTGAAGACGGTGAAGTTATAGACTATAACTACACTGGACCTATTCTGGAAGAAGTTCTTGCAACTGGGGAAATGGCTCAGGTAATTCCTCAAAGTGGGGCATACCAGGGAACACCTGTGATTGTGGTTCCTATCATTGACAAAGGGGAAATAATAGCAGCCATAGGTCTTGTGGACATAACTCAGGGTATTTACAGTGATATAATTGAAATTACAAAGAGACCTGAAGAATTAGACGATTCTAGGAGTGGTTAA
- a CDS encoding sodium:solute symporter family protein — protein sequence MNDLLILSIVVLIYLFITGYVGYVAWRRTKTADDYMVAGRETHPVIMALSYGATFISTAAIVGFGGTAGVYGMGLLWLTFLNILVGIFIAFVFFGKRTRKMGHNLGALTFPEFLSKRFDSRFIQYFSGLVIFFGMTLYASVVLIGMARFAETTLSIDYNIALIVLAVIVALYVIFGGIRGVMYTDAVQGTIMFVGMAILLVSTYWMLGGVVNANQALTNLVNMVPANATATATATGFTGWTSMPALGSPFWWTLVSTLILGVGIGVLSQPQLVVRFMTVKSNRELNRAVLVGGIFILMMTGTAFIVGALSNVYFFDTVGKLSVQVVGGNADKIIPAFITAAMPLWFAYLFMITLLSAAMSTLSAQVHVQGTALGRDIYETIARKKGGASVMVARMGIAIAMIIAVIMGFILPANIIAVGTSMWFSITAAAFLSMYVFALFWKGCTKAGAISGLVVGTIISLFWLVFEYKKSAEALGIAKAITGSAMVIPGMPWPTVDPIVIALPIAFVVTIVVSLLTKKPSKEHMEKCFQGVE from the coding sequence ATGAATGATTTATTGATATTAAGTATAGTAGTTTTAATATACCTATTTATAACTGGCTACGTGGGATACGTGGCCTGGCGGCGTACCAAGACTGCTGATGATTATATGGTGGCGGGAAGGGAAACTCATCCTGTCATAATGGCTTTAAGTTACGGTGCAACTTTCATCAGCACAGCAGCTATAGTAGGTTTTGGGGGAACAGCAGGAGTTTATGGAATGGGTCTTTTATGGTTGACATTCCTGAACATTCTGGTGGGTATTTTCATAGCATTCGTATTTTTTGGAAAACGTACCCGAAAAATGGGACACAATTTAGGCGCCCTAACTTTTCCTGAATTTTTATCCAAACGTTTTGATAGCAGATTCATACAGTATTTCAGTGGTTTGGTAATATTCTTCGGAATGACATTGTATGCATCTGTGGTTTTAATTGGTATGGCTAGATTTGCTGAAACAACTCTGAGTATAGATTACAATATAGCTTTAATTGTACTGGCAGTTATTGTGGCATTATACGTTATTTTCGGAGGAATAAGGGGTGTGATGTACACTGATGCTGTTCAGGGAACTATAATGTTTGTGGGAATGGCAATATTACTGGTATCCACCTACTGGATGTTAGGAGGCGTAGTTAATGCCAATCAAGCTCTCACTAACCTAGTTAACATGGTACCGGCCAATGCCACAGCAACGGCAACTGCCACAGGATTCACAGGATGGACCTCCATGCCGGCATTGGGAAGTCCCTTCTGGTGGACACTGGTCAGCACACTTATCTTGGGTGTAGGAATAGGAGTTCTATCTCAACCACAGCTTGTAGTAAGGTTCATGACTGTAAAATCAAACCGAGAACTAAACAGAGCTGTTTTAGTGGGCGGAATATTCATACTAATGATGACCGGCACTGCATTCATAGTTGGTGCATTATCCAATGTATATTTCTTTGACACTGTGGGGAAATTGTCTGTGCAGGTTGTAGGGGGAAATGCAGATAAAATAATACCTGCTTTCATCACAGCAGCTATGCCCTTATGGTTTGCATACCTTTTCATGATAACCCTTTTATCTGCGGCAATGTCAACCCTAAGTGCTCAGGTTCATGTACAGGGAACTGCTCTTGGTAGAGACATCTATGAAACAATTGCCCGGAAAAAAGGAGGAGCTTCGGTAATGGTTGCTCGGATGGGAATAGCCATTGCCATGATAATTGCAGTCATTATGGGGTTCATATTACCGGCAAATATTATTGCAGTGGGAACTTCCATGTGGTTCTCCATAACCGCAGCAGCATTCCTCTCCATGTACGTATTCGCCCTCTTCTGGAAAGGCTGTACCAAAGCTGGAGCCATATCTGGACTGGTAGTTGGAACTATTATCAGTTTATTCTGGCTGGTATTTGAATACAAAAAATCAGCAGAAGCCCTGGGAATTGCAAAAGCCATTACCGGAAGTGCAATGGTTATTCCAGGCATGCCATGGCCTACCGTAGACCCCATTGTAATTGCATTACCAATTGCTTTTGTGGTCACAATAGTGGTAAGCCTTCTAACCAAAAAACCCAGCAAGGAACACATGGAAAAATGTTTCCAAGGAGTAGAATAA
- a CDS encoding orotate phosphoribosyltransferase, whose product MSIKSEKNLLINLLKDNQVIKLGKFTLSSGKESDYYVDMKKAITEPRILSQIAKIISDLIKEDEIDRIAGPALGAVPIATAVALHSEIPMLMIRKAQKDYGTSKLIEGELKDGDKVIVVEDVTTTGNSLLKAVKAVLDNGGVVERTFVVVDREEGAVEKLKEEGLLLEPLVTINDFK is encoded by the coding sequence ATGTCAATAAAATCGGAAAAAAACCTTCTAATTAACTTATTAAAGGATAATCAAGTTATCAAACTGGGTAAATTCACCCTATCATCCGGCAAAGAAAGCGATTACTATGTGGATATGAAAAAGGCTATTACTGAACCCCGCATCCTATCCCAGATTGCAAAGATCATCTCTGATCTCATAAAGGAGGATGAAATCGATAGGATAGCCGGACCTGCCCTGGGAGCTGTTCCCATTGCAACTGCTGTGGCACTCCACTCTGAAATCCCAATGCTCATGATAAGAAAGGCCCAGAAAGATTACGGGACTTCAAAACTCATTGAAGGGGAACTTAAAGACGGTGATAAGGTTATTGTAGTGGAAGACGTTACCACCACTGGAAATTCCCTACTGAAAGCAGTTAAAGCGGTTTTAGATAATGGTGGTGTGGTGGAAAGAACCTTTGTGGTAGTTGATCGGGAGGAAGGTGCAGTGGAAAAGTTAAAAGAGGAAGGATTGCTTCTGGAACCATTGGTAACCATCAATGATTTTAAATAG
- a CDS encoding ribonuclease VapC, with the protein MKDKIYVLDASGIIGGFISPKHLNITTNSVISELKDIKSQIIVESALKDGSLVIGEPGSDSISKVQSAITTSGDILRLSTVDKELVALALTLEKNYYPLVVTDDYSIQNILKILQIPYCSVLTEGINEVYAWIKICRGCRKKYPPEYKEDECEICGSSVYRKRIKK; encoded by the coding sequence ATGAAAGATAAAATATATGTGCTGGATGCTTCAGGAATAATCGGAGGTTTTATATCTCCAAAACATCTTAATATCACCACAAACTCAGTTATATCTGAATTAAAGGATATAAAATCGCAAATTATTGTTGAATCCGCTTTAAAAGATGGTTCACTTGTTATTGGAGAACCTGGTTCCGATTCAATCAGTAAAGTTCAAAGTGCAATTACCACTTCTGGTGATATTTTAAGGTTATCTACAGTTGATAAAGAGTTGGTGGCATTGGCCCTGACACTGGAAAAAAATTATTATCCATTGGTGGTTACTGATGATTACTCCATACAGAATATCCTGAAAATCCTCCAGATTCCCTATTGCAGTGTTTTAACAGAGGGTATAAATGAAGTATATGCTTGGATAAAAATATGCAGGGGTTGTCGGAAAAAATATCCACCGGAATATAAAGAGGATGAATGTGAAATTTGTGGTTCTTCTGTTTACCGTAAAAGAATAAAGAAATAA
- a CDS encoding MogA/MoaB family molybdenum cofactor biosynthesis protein translates to MKSKSMEEHRKKSPLMVKVGIITLSDSRSHSPRLKNSNKGDVLDYADLKQDLSGRIIIESIKDQHDIISYKVIPDDAEILLKTIHKMRDEGAEIIISTGGTGIGKRDITIETINPLFNKELHGFGEIFRYESYKELGTGAILSRATAGVWNETILVALPGSPNAVTLGMKLIKGELGHLVKHVKS, encoded by the coding sequence ATGAAGAGTAAAAGTATGGAAGAACACAGAAAAAAAAGCCCTTTAATGGTTAAAGTGGGGATAATTACTTTGAGTGATTCAAGATCCCATTCTCCACGATTAAAAAATTCTAATAAGGGAGATGTGTTGGATTATGCAGATTTGAAACAGGATTTATCTGGAAGAATTATAATTGAATCAATAAAAGATCAGCATGATATCATATCTTATAAGGTTATCCCCGATGATGCAGAGATTCTCCTGAAAACTATCCATAAAATGAGGGATGAAGGGGCTGAAATCATAATCAGCACAGGAGGTACTGGAATTGGGAAACGTGACATTACCATAGAAACCATTAATCCCTTATTTAATAAAGAATTGCATGGTTTTGGTGAAATATTCCGTTATGAATCATATAAAGAACTTGGAACCGGTGCCATATTGTCAAGAGCGACTGCAGGAGTCTGGAATGAAACAATTCTTGTGGCATTACCCGGATCTCCCAATGCAGTTACCCTTGGAATGAAACTGATTAAAGGAGAACTGGGACACCTGGTAAAACACGTGAAAAGTTAA
- a CDS encoding methanogenesis marker 2 protein, producing MDLKPLVDSIRNFEGITRKNLINDVTNLLEETYNISGRTILGFGDDASALEIGNGQVVLLAADGMWGKLMEADPWWAGYCSVLVNVNDIAAMGGIPLAMTNVLATQDKDICRQIIDGINEGVKKFGVPMVGGHVHPDAPYNSLDVSITGIMDRDDLITSCNAQPGEKVLVAVDLDGKIHPKFKLNWDTTTMKSPELVQSQIKTMNQLARKHLVSSGKDISNPGTLGTLGMLLETSNVGATVELELIPRNPDVNWEDWLKLYPGAGFILTAKEENVESIIEILEKVNITTKVVGSIIPEKKLYLISGSEKELVFDFEKDKITGIHDENPGG from the coding sequence TTGGATTTAAAGCCACTGGTTGATTCTATAAGAAATTTTGAGGGGATTACTCGTAAAAATCTTATTAATGATGTAACTAATCTTCTGGAGGAGACCTATAACATATCTGGAAGAACTATCCTGGGTTTTGGTGATGATGCATCAGCCCTAGAAATAGGTAACGGACAGGTGGTACTTTTAGCTGCCGATGGAATGTGGGGAAAGCTCATGGAAGCAGATCCCTGGTGGGCAGGCTACTGTTCTGTTCTGGTTAATGTAAATGACATCGCGGCCATGGGGGGAATACCCCTGGCAATGACCAATGTTTTAGCCACTCAAGATAAAGACATCTGCAGGCAGATAATTGACGGAATCAATGAGGGGGTGAAAAAATTTGGCGTGCCCATGGTGGGAGGTCATGTTCACCCTGATGCACCCTACAACTCTCTGGATGTTTCAATAACCGGCATCATGGATCGTGATGACCTCATAACCAGCTGTAACGCCCAACCTGGTGAAAAGGTTCTAGTGGCTGTGGATCTGGATGGAAAAATACACCCTAAATTCAAACTCAACTGGGACACCACCACCATGAAAAGCCCAGAACTGGTACAATCACAGATCAAGACCATGAACCAGCTGGCACGAAAGCACCTGGTGAGTTCAGGGAAAGACATCAGCAACCCTGGAACTCTGGGAACTCTGGGAATGTTACTGGAAACATCCAATGTGGGTGCAACAGTGGAGTTAGAATTAATACCCCGAAACCCTGATGTTAACTGGGAGGATTGGCTTAAACTATACCCTGGAGCAGGATTCATCCTCACTGCAAAGGAGGAAAATGTGGAAAGCATCATTGAAATCCTGGAAAAAGTAAACATAACCACAAAAGTGGTGGGCAGTATTATACCAGAAAAAAAACTATACCTAATATCAGGCAGTGAAAAAGAACTCGTTTTTGATTTTGAAAAAGATAAAATCACTGGAATACATGATGAAAACCCAGGAGGGTAA
- a CDS encoding methanogenesis marker 3 protein, whose translation MRVKVNEEEVDLAEGSTIKDAIEKVKAPYISGCVLGLIKGTEEVERHVNKYKLKTNQGSIIIEILDNAPKNLVAIWKDRYKEFSKMGVRWTTSQEVAVGPIKTDLTPSRDKYKYHRWDVLFSLSGFTSEATHLILSLGEHEATYGAPEENRGVFARIIGGKRTVLKLTDDDEILEVKPVLERENIIKSSAITNLETLLEEGNQVFTYVEVKPNPDSPQSVEHFYALQESGKIRVDYDSNSFVGFYALQGLEKKAEKIDQRKRGTITLRNKGKGVGRVYIYREDRVSTPSHTVLGKVEKGMQLLDMVRYSDEVTFRTIPGRIMTLSMTQKEAEEFLIDKGVKQVREGLKDDDAVVVRQEPHFTMDIIAQGEVKTFAIPEEDLVRLELDNQAPRSTWYFQKITGLLDSPVGSLDVHFAFPGMKLMMFKDVPKESKGLIPENTPKDVVKAGQIGVTNMSRRHIGMVGVRFEDHNEFGPTGEPFQGTNIIGRVIRGLENLEKYKEGDTIYVTTR comes from the coding sequence ATGCGGGTGAAAGTCAATGAAGAAGAAGTAGATCTCGCTGAAGGATCAACCATAAAGGATGCCATCGAGAAAGTGAAAGCACCTTACATATCAGGGTGCGTCCTGGGTCTGATCAAGGGCACAGAAGAAGTTGAAAGGCATGTAAACAAGTACAAGCTCAAAACCAACCAGGGAAGTATCATCATTGAAATACTGGATAATGCCCCGAAAAATCTGGTTGCAATCTGGAAAGATCGCTACAAAGAATTTTCCAAAATGGGAGTACGCTGGACCACCTCCCAGGAAGTGGCAGTAGGCCCTATAAAAACAGATCTTACCCCCAGCAGAGATAAATACAAATACCATAGATGGGATGTTCTTTTCAGCCTATCAGGATTCACTTCAGAAGCAACCCATCTCATATTATCTCTTGGAGAACATGAAGCCACTTACGGAGCTCCAGAAGAAAACAGGGGAGTGTTTGCTCGTATAATTGGGGGGAAAAGAACAGTCCTGAAACTCACTGATGATGATGAAATATTGGAAGTTAAACCTGTACTGGAAAGGGAGAATATTATAAAAAGCTCTGCAATCACTAATCTGGAAACTCTCCTTGAAGAAGGAAACCAGGTATTTACCTATGTGGAAGTAAAACCCAATCCGGACTCTCCACAATCAGTGGAGCACTTCTACGCACTCCAGGAATCAGGTAAAATCAGGGTGGACTATGATTCTAACTCCTTTGTTGGTTTTTATGCATTACAAGGACTGGAAAAAAAAGCTGAAAAAATAGACCAAAGAAAACGAGGAACTATAACTCTACGAAATAAGGGAAAAGGCGTTGGTCGTGTTTACATTTACAGGGAAGACCGGGTTTCCACTCCTTCTCACACTGTACTGGGTAAAGTGGAGAAAGGAATGCAATTACTGGATATGGTCCGTTACAGTGATGAGGTAACCTTCCGAACAATTCCAGGTAGGATAATGACTCTTTCCATGACACAAAAAGAGGCAGAAGAATTTTTAATAGATAAAGGTGTTAAACAGGTTCGTGAAGGTCTCAAAGATGATGATGCAGTGGTTGTAAGACAGGAACCCCATTTTACCATGGATATAATAGCCCAGGGTGAAGTTAAAACATTTGCAATTCCCGAAGAAGACTTGGTTCGCTTGGAATTGGATAACCAGGCACCACGTTCTACTTGGTACTTCCAGAAAATTACCGGACTGCTTGATTCACCAGTCGGATCTCTGGATGTGCATTTCGCCTTCCCAGGGATGAAATTAATGATGTTTAAAGATGTTCCTAAGGAATCTAAAGGATTAATACCAGAAAACACTCCTAAGGATGTGGTTAAAGCAGGACAGATAGGGGTTACCAACATGTCCCGCCGCCATATTGGGATGGTGGGGGTTCGCTTTGAGGATCATAATGAATTCGGACCCACTGGAGAACCATTCCAGGGAACCAACATCATCGGAAGAGTGATAAGAGGACTGGAAAACTTGGAAAAATATAAAGAGGGGGATACCATTTATGTCACCACCAGATAG
- a CDS encoding methanogenesis marker 17 protein, with the protein MQVECYDESGQEVYDMIVRHILQEVQIVRSVKDVRVYVDPREPVFIIAVQYLKTSPPVVIEDFTEYEYEPEANEAFIRIKDEKYLPELLKKLWELEGRNKVHQPSRFEVIIDDPQVKLEGLVVHDPEEDLKKKVYDALFRIIPEGFRVIDHYSEGNIIALTCSDEYIKEEYLEKTREIVEDMKK; encoded by the coding sequence ATGCAAGTAGAATGCTACGATGAAAGCGGACAAGAAGTCTACGACATGATTGTCAGGCACATACTCCAGGAAGTACAGATTGTCAGGTCTGTCAAAGATGTTCGAGTATACGTTGATCCCCGCGAGCCAGTGTTTATAATCGCTGTGCAGTACCTCAAAACTTCACCACCAGTGGTTATTGAGGATTTCACTGAATACGAATACGAACCCGAGGCAAATGAGGCATTCATAAGGATCAAAGATGAAAAATACCTCCCCGAACTTCTTAAAAAGCTCTGGGAACTTGAAGGGAGGAATAAGGTACATCAGCCCAGCCGTTTTGAGGTTATAATCGACGACCCTCAGGTTAAATTAGAGGGACTGGTGGTACATGACCCTGAAGAAGATCTTAAAAAGAAGGTTTACGATGCACTGTTTAGAATCATACCCGAAGGGTTTCGGGTTATAGATCATTACTCTGAAGGGAACATTATAGCATTAACCTGTTCTGATGAATACATCAAAGAAGAATACCTGGAAAAAACCAGAGAAATTGTTGAAGATATGAAAAAATAG
- a CDS encoding methanogenesis marker 15 protein, translating to MVKIAQISCGTEYSGVQKEIEKAAATFGAEIIIPEADLDYIDEAYNKFGFNAASSSIRLMIARAMSLVEGKSDADAVFIATCFRCAEGALVRNEVRRFIQQNTNLPVVTYSFTERTKADELFIRMEALSTIVARKSLLAREKQEGLTLGIDSGSTTTKVVLMENDKIIGTGWLPTTDVIATAQEGMNQAFEGTGYKFDDVEGVGVTGYGRLTIGKHLDAALIQEELSVNSKGAVYLAGHQRGEATVLDIGGMDNKVITVNDGIPDNFTMGGICAGASGRFLEITARRLGVDISELGPLALKGNFKKALLNSYCIVFGIQDLVTSLAAGGTKQDVAAAACYSVAEQVYEQQLQEIDVREPLIQVGGTSLIGGLVEAVSTVLGGMDVIVPEHSQHIGAVGAALLVSGLGDKKEFGAKKL from the coding sequence ATGGTTAAAATAGCGCAGATTTCGTGCGGAACCGAGTACAGTGGTGTGCAGAAAGAGATAGAAAAAGCAGCAGCCACCTTTGGAGCAGAAATAATAATCCCTGAAGCAGACCTGGATTACATTGATGAAGCATATAACAAATTCGGTTTCAACGCAGCCAGCAGTAGCATACGCTTAATGATAGCCAGGGCAATGTCTCTGGTGGAAGGAAAATCAGATGCAGATGCTGTTTTCATCGCCACCTGTTTTCGGTGTGCTGAAGGGGCGCTGGTAAGAAATGAGGTAAGGCGTTTCATACAACAGAACACTAACCTTCCTGTGGTTACTTATTCCTTCACTGAACGAACTAAGGCTGATGAACTTTTCATCAGGATGGAAGCACTTTCTACCATTGTAGCACGGAAAAGTTTACTGGCCAGGGAAAAACAGGAAGGTCTTACTCTGGGCATTGATTCCGGTTCCACCACTACTAAAGTGGTTTTAATGGAAAATGATAAGATTATAGGAACTGGTTGGTTGCCAACTACTGATGTTATAGCTACTGCACAGGAAGGAATGAACCAGGCCTTTGAGGGCACAGGATACAAATTCGATGATGTGGAGGGGGTAGGAGTAACTGGATATGGTAGGCTAACCATTGGAAAACACTTGGACGCTGCTCTTATTCAAGAAGAACTCTCTGTAAACTCTAAAGGTGCAGTATATCTCGCTGGACACCAGAGAGGAGAAGCCACAGTCCTGGATATAGGGGGTATGGATAACAAGGTCATCACGGTTAATGATGGAATCCCTGACAACTTCACCATGGGGGGAATATGTGCCGGAGCATCGGGAAGATTCCTGGAAATCACCGCTCGAAGATTAGGTGTTGATATCAGCGAATTAGGTCCCTTGGCTCTTAAGGGAAACTTTAAAAAAGCCTTACTCAACAGTTATTGTATTGTATTTGGAATTCAGGATCTGGTCACATCGTTAGCTGCAGGAGGCACTAAACAAGATGTAGCGGCAGCCGCATGTTACTCTGTAGCTGAACAGGTTTACGAACAGCAATTACAGGAAATAGACGTACGAGAACCTCTAATTCAGGTCGGAGGGACTAGTCTTATAGGTGGATTGGTGGAAGCCGTAAGCACAGTACTGGGTGGTATGGATGTCATTGTACCTGAACACTCTCAACACATTGGAGCTGTAGGAGCTGCTTTACTGGTATCTGGACTGGGAGATAAGAAAGAATTCGGAGCTAAAAAATTATAG
- a CDS encoding orotate phosphoribosyltransferase — protein MEVRGICNICGQPGKMYTCSMCGALVCGRCFQLNQGICKRCQKGLKFHKKDNSYY, from the coding sequence GTGGAAGTCCGAGGTATATGTAATATCTGCGGTCAACCGGGTAAAATGTACACCTGTTCAATGTGTGGTGCATTAGTTTGTGGCAGGTGTTTCCAGCTAAATCAGGGAATATGTAAACGCTGCCAGAAGGGTCTAAAGTTTCATAAAAAAGATAATTCATATTATTAG
- a CDS encoding PRC-barrel domain-containing protein — protein sequence MRVVQEIVGKEVLDSSAVIIGKVKDVEVNLETNEIQAFVVGKGGISEGLGLSKGETIVPCDMVSKIGDKILLKSRDETTTYEF from the coding sequence ATGAGAGTAGTACAAGAAATCGTGGGAAAAGAGGTTTTAGATAGTTCAGCAGTTATAATTGGAAAAGTAAAGGATGTTGAAGTAAATCTGGAGACCAATGAAATCCAAGCTTTCGTTGTGGGTAAAGGAGGTATTTCAGAGGGATTAGGACTATCCAAAGGTGAAACCATCGTTCCTTGTGATATGGTGAGTAAAATTGGGGATAAAATCCTTCTTAAAAGCCGAGATGAAACTACAACTTACGAGTTCTAA
- a CDS encoding methanogenesis marker 5 protein produces the protein MKIAVFPPNSLILADMVERRGHEPLVIQKEIRKKVTDPEIDSPPFNITEEEPIKGLKYAAIEVPSGVRGRMAIFGPIIDEADAAIIMEDAPYGFGCIGCARTNELSMYFLRKRGIPVLEIHYPETREETMEVVNKINTFLEELENSDETEEYEESLKVKTEEQGE, from the coding sequence ATGAAAATAGCAGTTTTTCCTCCAAACTCCCTGATACTGGCAGACATGGTGGAAAGGAGAGGTCATGAACCACTGGTTATCCAAAAAGAAATCCGTAAGAAGGTTACAGATCCGGAAATAGATTCTCCACCATTTAACATCACCGAAGAAGAGCCAATAAAGGGTCTTAAATATGCTGCTATTGAAGTTCCTTCTGGTGTGAGGGGTAGGATGGCCATATTTGGACCAATTATAGATGAAGCCGATGCAGCTATAATAATGGAAGATGCACCTTACGGATTTGGGTGCATAGGCTGTGCACGTACCAACGAACTTTCCATGTACTTTTTAAGAAAAAGAGGCATACCCGTACTGGAAATCCACTATCCAGAAACCAGGGAAGAAACAATGGAAGTGGTTAACAAGATCAACACCTTCCTGGAAGAATTGGAAAATTCAGATGAAACAGAAGAGTACGAAGAGTCTCTAAAAGTAAAAACTGAGGAGCAAGGGGAGTAA
- a CDS encoding methanogenesis marker 6 protein, which produces MIVLGPKAQISQSELVGKLHMLELPLTIKSTCYGAVIHGEEKVVMNAINQIRSLDPSNIFTKDRGFPPGDPRRCRAKRGAAREGFHQLEKEYELLEYVCEALENPEKVTLKKPEKVSPDEFRKIAQECEK; this is translated from the coding sequence ATGATTGTTCTGGGTCCTAAAGCTCAAATAAGTCAAAGTGAACTGGTTGGAAAACTACACATGCTGGAACTTCCACTCACCATAAAATCAACCTGTTACGGGGCAGTTATACATGGAGAGGAAAAAGTGGTGATGAATGCCATTAACCAGATCCGAAGTCTTGATCCATCAAATATTTTCACCAAAGACAGGGGATTTCCTCCAGGAGATCCTAGAAGGTGCCGTGCTAAAAGAGGAGCAGCCAGGGAAGGATTCCACCAGTTAGAGAAGGAATATGAACTCTTAGAATATGTGTGTGAAGCCCTGGAAAACCCAGAGAAAGTCACTTTAAAAAAACCGGAAAAAGTTTCCCCTGATGAATTTAGAAAAATAGCCCAGGAGTGTGAAAAATGA